One Cytobacillus luteolus genomic window carries:
- a CDS encoding Lrp/AsnC family transcriptional regulator, translating to MKLDEIDKKILQLLTENGRMSYVDIGKELSLSRVAIRERVNQLMENGVIEKFSVVINSEKVGKGVSAFFEVDCEPASLVKVAEALANNPQVASCYQMTGPSTLHMHVLVEDFVKLENFINEELYSLEGITRVESHILLRRFKSRTGLKL from the coding sequence TTGAAGCTTGATGAAATAGATAAAAAAATCCTTCAACTCTTAACTGAAAACGGTAGGATGTCCTATGTTGATATTGGAAAAGAGCTCAGCCTATCAAGGGTAGCCATTCGTGAGCGAGTCAATCAGCTGATGGAAAATGGTGTGATTGAAAAATTTTCGGTCGTGATAAACTCTGAAAAGGTTGGTAAAGGGGTTTCTGCATTTTTTGAGGTAGACTGTGAACCAGCATCTTTAGTTAAGGTGGCTGAAGCATTGGCGAACAATCCCCAGGTCGCTAGCTGTTACCAGATGACTGGCCCTAGTACATTACATATGCATGTTCTAGTTGAGGATTTTGTAAAGCTAGAGAACTTTATAAACGAGGAACTATATAGTTTAGAAGGAATCACAAGGGTTGAGAGCCATATTTTATTACGTCGCTTTAAGAGTAGAACAGGACTAAAATTATAA
- the ggt gene encoding gamma-glutamyltransferase, translating to MNFDYLNHPYPSQRMTAFAKNGMVATSQPLAAQAGLDIMKKGGNAIDAAIATAACLTVVEPTSNGIGGDAFALVWVKGELHGLNASGPAPKSISIEAVKEKGHEKMPTFGLTPVTVPGVPAAWAELSRKFGKLPLAEVLQPAIEYAEKGYPLSPILAKYWNGGYKRYKEIFKGDEYKGWFETFAPEGKAPGVGEMWKSEGHASTLRSIAETNAESFYRGELADKIDEFSKTHGGFISKEDLADYKPEWVQPIKVNYRGYDVWEIPPNGQGIVALMALNMMKGYELTEKESVDTYHKQIETMKLAFVDGKKYVTDPEKMKVTSEQLLSEEFAAQRRSLIGEEALTPEPGTPPSGGTVYLATADGEGNMVSFIQSNYMGFGSGIVVPGTGIALQNRGADFSLDPEHDNALEPGKKTFHTIIPGFLTKDNEAVGPFGVMGGYMQPQGHAQVIMNTIDFNLNPQAALDAARWQWMEGKTVQVEPTFPTHIAQALARKGHKIEVALDTGGFGRGQIIWRDPKTGVLSGGTESRTDGSIAAY from the coding sequence ATGAATTTTGATTACTTGAACCATCCATATCCATCACAAAGAATGACTGCCTTCGCCAAAAATGGAATGGTAGCCACTTCACAGCCACTAGCTGCTCAAGCTGGATTGGATATTATGAAAAAAGGTGGAAACGCAATAGATGCAGCCATTGCGACAGCAGCCTGCCTAACAGTTGTTGAACCAACATCAAATGGAATCGGTGGAGATGCATTTGCACTTGTTTGGGTAAAAGGGGAACTACACGGTTTAAATGCAAGCGGTCCAGCACCGAAAAGCATATCAATAGAAGCAGTAAAAGAAAAAGGTCACGAAAAAATGCCAACATTCGGTTTAACTCCGGTAACAGTACCAGGTGTACCAGCTGCATGGGCAGAGCTTTCAAGAAAATTTGGTAAGCTTCCACTAGCAGAAGTGTTACAACCTGCCATTGAGTATGCTGAAAAAGGGTATCCTCTTTCACCAATTCTAGCTAAGTATTGGAATGGCGGTTACAAACGTTATAAAGAGATTTTTAAAGGTGATGAATACAAAGGCTGGTTTGAAACCTTTGCTCCGGAAGGCAAAGCACCTGGTGTCGGAGAAATGTGGAAATCAGAAGGACATGCAAGCACACTACGTTCCATTGCTGAAACAAACGCAGAGAGCTTTTATCGTGGTGAGTTAGCAGATAAGATTGATGAGTTCTCTAAAACTCATGGCGGCTTCATTTCAAAAGAAGACCTTGCAGACTACAAGCCAGAGTGGGTTCAACCAATCAAGGTTAACTACCGTGGCTATGATGTGTGGGAGATTCCACCAAATGGCCAAGGAATTGTTGCGTTAATGGCGCTGAACATGATGAAAGGTTATGAACTAACTGAAAAAGAATCAGTAGATACATACCATAAGCAAATCGAAACAATGAAACTAGCATTTGTAGACGGTAAGAAGTATGTAACAGATCCTGAAAAAATGAAAGTTACTTCAGAGCAATTATTATCAGAAGAGTTTGCTGCCCAGCGCAGAAGCTTAATCGGCGAAGAAGCACTAACTCCAGAACCAGGAACTCCTCCAAGCGGTGGTACAGTATATCTAGCAACAGCTGATGGAGAAGGCAACATGGTTTCGTTTATCCAAAGTAACTACATGGGCTTTGGCTCAGGAATCGTAGTACCAGGTACGGGGATTGCGCTTCAAAACCGTGGAGCAGATTTCTCATTAGATCCAGAGCATGATAATGCACTAGAACCAGGCAAGAAAACATTCCATACAATCATCCCTGGCTTCTTAACTAAAGATAATGAAGCAGTTGGACCATTCGGCGTAATGGGTGGATACATGCAACCACAAGGACATGCACAAGTGATCATGAATACAATTGACTTTAACCTAAACCCACAAGCAGCCCTTGATGCAGCTAGATGGCAGTGGATGGAAGGAAAAACCGTTCAAGTTGAACCAACCTTCCCAACCCACATCGCACAAGCATTAGCGCGAAAAGGACACAAAATTGAAGTAGCCCTAGACACAGGTGGCTTCGGCCGCGGCCAAATCATCTGGCGTGACCCAAAAACAGGCGTCCTCTCAGGCGGTACTGAATCAAGAACAGACGGCTCAATCGCAGCATATTAA
- a CDS encoding chromate transporter gives MKHWHLFLAFFKVGILGYGGGPSSIPLVHKEVVDTYKWMNNDEFADVLALGNTLPGPIATKMAGYIGYRVAGVLGMINAIVATIVPTIILMIILLTSLTSFKDQPWVAGMTKAVVPVVGVMLAVLTWQFLDGAKKGLGWLKVAILGVISLVFLEGFGIHPGIIIAILLLAAILQKDKQEVKEGGASN, from the coding sequence ATGAAGCATTGGCATTTATTTTTAGCTTTTTTTAAAGTAGGTATATTAGGTTATGGTGGTGGACCATCTTCCATTCCTCTTGTTCATAAAGAAGTAGTTGACACGTACAAATGGATGAACAATGATGAGTTTGCTGATGTGCTGGCTCTAGGCAATACCCTACCAGGCCCAATCGCAACGAAAATGGCTGGGTATATCGGCTATCGTGTAGCTGGCGTACTAGGGATGATTAATGCGATCGTGGCAACGATTGTTCCAACAATTATTCTTATGATTATCCTATTAACATCTTTAACCTCATTTAAGGACCAACCATGGGTCGCTGGCATGACAAAAGCAGTTGTCCCGGTTGTTGGTGTGATGCTAGCTGTATTAACTTGGCAGTTTCTAGATGGTGCGAAAAAAGGACTAGGCTGGCTAAAAGTAGCTATTCTTGGAGTCATTAGTCTAGTATTTTTAGAAGGTTTCGGCATTCATCCGGGAATTATCATCGCCATTCTTTTACTGGCAGCCATCCTCCAAAAAGATAAGCAAGAAGTGAAAGAAGGGGGGGCGTCAAATTGA
- a CDS encoding chromate transporter, translated as MIYWQLFLAFFIPGILGYGGGPASIPLVENEVVHNYEWLTVNEFSEVLALGNALPGPIATKMAGYIGFAEAGVLGAVVAVFATVAPSLILMIGLLGLLYKFKDSPKVKRMTNYIRPTIAVLLGLMAIRFFITSYEGTGAWQTLFLVVASFLLMEKWKVHPAYVIVGALGYGALFL; from the coding sequence TTGATTTATTGGCAACTCTTTCTCGCCTTCTTTATACCGGGAATACTTGGCTATGGCGGCGGACCAGCGTCCATTCCCCTTGTTGAAAATGAAGTCGTTCACAATTATGAGTGGCTAACGGTTAATGAATTCAGTGAGGTGCTTGCTCTAGGTAACGCATTACCCGGACCGATTGCAACGAAAATGGCTGGGTATATTGGCTTTGCAGAAGCAGGTGTATTAGGAGCAGTTGTCGCTGTTTTTGCAACAGTTGCACCCTCACTTATTCTCATGATCGGCTTACTCGGATTACTTTATAAATTCAAGGATTCACCAAAAGTAAAGCGTATGACAAACTACATTCGCCCAACGATTGCAGTACTTCTCGGACTAATGGCCATTCGTTTCTTTATCACATCTTACGAAGGCACTGGCGCATGGCAAACACTTTTTCTAGTCGTAGCAAGCTTTTTATTAATGGAAAAGTGGAAGGTCCATCCAGCCTATGTGATTGTAGGGGCACTTGGATACGGAGCATTATTTTTATAA
- the pcp gene encoding pyroglutamyl-peptidase I — protein MKTLLLTGFEPFLGFPINPTEQIVKALDGQTIGGYQIVGKILPVDFAESAVKCLDYFTEVQPDVVISLGLAGGRSKITPERIAINVRDGEADNRGVKLQDSPIEEEGPAGYFSTLPIRRFVDTLQEKGLPANISNSAGTYLCNNVMYSVLHKIEKEGLNGVRAGFIHIPASHELAVKHPKLPSWSGADLEKAVTYMIEVLD, from the coding sequence ATGAAAACATTATTACTAACAGGCTTTGAGCCGTTCCTAGGCTTTCCCATCAACCCGACAGAGCAAATTGTAAAAGCACTAGATGGCCAAACTATTGGAGGATATCAAATTGTAGGTAAGATTCTACCTGTTGATTTTGCAGAATCAGCGGTAAAGTGCTTAGATTATTTTACCGAAGTTCAACCAGATGTTGTAATTTCTCTAGGGCTAGCAGGTGGTCGTTCAAAAATTACACCTGAACGAATTGCAATCAATGTGCGTGATGGTGAAGCAGATAACCGTGGTGTGAAACTTCAGGATTCTCCCATTGAAGAAGAAGGACCAGCGGGTTATTTTTCAACACTCCCAATACGTCGTTTCGTAGATACACTTCAGGAGAAAGGACTACCGGCTAACATCTCAAATTCTGCGGGTACGTATCTTTGTAATAACGTGATGTACTCTGTGTTACATAAGATTGAAAAAGAAGGGCTAAATGGTGTACGCGCTGGCTTTATTCATATCCCTGCTTCGCATGAGCTAGCTGTGAAACATCCGAAACTACCAAGTTGGTCTGGGGCCGATCTAGAAAAAGCAGTAACATATATGATTGAAGTGCTAGATTAG
- a CDS encoding DUF1028 domain-containing protein, with protein MTFSIVGFDPKTKELGIATQSKFLGVGAVVPWAVAGVGAVATQSYANTSYGPNGLDLMASGKSAQETLDILTSNDDQKEFRQAGIVDANGNSATFTGEKCYDWAGGIAGENFAAQGNILVSEETVQAMASTFQETEGSLAERLLAALDAGQAAGGDSRGMQSAALLVVKEKGGYGGYNDRFIDLRVDDHPDPIKDLLRIYQLQQLYFAPTKEENILEITGEVQNELTTHLKRLGYLIDDNLFKALTTYIHTENFEAREQAEGKIDRDILEYMKNQA; from the coding sequence ATGACATTTTCAATCGTAGGATTCGATCCGAAAACAAAAGAACTAGGAATTGCGACACAATCAAAGTTTTTAGGTGTAGGAGCTGTGGTTCCTTGGGCAGTAGCTGGAGTGGGAGCAGTGGCAACTCAGTCATATGCTAACACATCATATGGTCCCAATGGACTGGACTTAATGGCATCAGGTAAAAGTGCACAAGAAACGCTAGATATTCTTACATCAAATGATGACCAAAAAGAATTTAGACAAGCTGGGATTGTTGATGCAAATGGGAATTCAGCTACCTTCACAGGAGAGAAGTGTTACGACTGGGCAGGTGGAATTGCAGGAGAAAACTTTGCTGCACAAGGAAATATTCTAGTAAGTGAAGAAACAGTTCAAGCAATGGCAAGTACATTCCAAGAAACTGAAGGTTCGCTAGCAGAGCGTTTATTAGCTGCATTAGATGCAGGACAAGCAGCGGGTGGAGATAGTCGCGGAATGCAGTCGGCCGCTCTACTTGTTGTAAAAGAAAAAGGTGGCTATGGTGGATACAATGACCGCTTTATAGACCTTCGTGTAGACGACCATCCAGATCCAATCAAAGACCTACTTCGCATTTATCAATTACAACAATTATACTTTGCACCAACGAAGGAAGAGAACATTCTTGAAATAACTGGTGAAGTACAAAACGAACTTACTACTCATCTTAAAAGATTAGGTTACTTAATAGACGATAACCTATTTAAAGCACTAACCACCTATATCCACACAGAAAACTTCGAGGCCCGCGAACAGGCAGAAGGCAAAATTGATCGTGATATTTTGGAGTATATGAAAAACCAAGCTTAA
- a CDS encoding DUF4212 domain-containing protein, protein MKKIDKKIADGYFRERTRNIIIYLIIWFIVSFGVVFFAEPLSGFSINGFPFHYFMGAQGAVVTFIVLLFINAKVSDNIDRKYGIDESKNEQISSGKVLDH, encoded by the coding sequence TTGAAAAAAATTGATAAAAAAATCGCGGATGGCTATTTCCGTGAGCGGACTCGTAATATCATTATCTACTTAATTATTTGGTTTATCGTTTCCTTTGGTGTTGTATTTTTTGCAGAACCTTTAAGTGGCTTCTCAATTAACGGATTTCCGTTCCACTACTTTATGGGAGCACAAGGTGCAGTAGTGACCTTTATTGTCCTTCTTTTTATCAATGCAAAAGTGAGTGACAATATAGACCGTAAATATGGAATTGATGAAAGCAAAAATGAGCAAATTAGCTCCGGTAAGGTACTTGATCACTAG
- a CDS encoding sodium:solute symporter family protein has protein sequence MDTQFLVSLTIILATFGLYIGIAVYNKAKATSDFYVAGRGVPPIFNGMAIGADWMSAASFIGMAGTIMLLGYDGLAYIMGWTGGYLLLTFLLAPQLRKYGRYTVPEFIGDRYNSHTARIIAALCTIIISFTYSIGQLSGSGVVIGRLFEIDAKLGTMIGVVLIAFYAAFGGMKGITWTQVAQYIILIVAYLIPVIFMSLQITGNPAPWLSYGKIVEEMGALDRELGISEYFAPFTNGTKWQFLALMFTLMAGTAGLPHVIVRFYTVSTMKAARWSGAWALLFIGLLYLSAPAYAAFSRFILMKNIVGQKLTELPAWTETWVNTGKLKLADSNGDGILQWQELTIANDIVVMATPEIANLGVFVIGLVAAGAMAAALSTAGGLMIAISSSFAHDIYYRVLKPQASEKNRLSVARWSIIVATLLAGLIALNPPGAITQIVAWAFALASGTFFPALLLGVWWKRSNAQGVTWGMIVGLAVTLSYIFAAKYGGFTIAGIIDTGAGVFGAAAAILTNVIVSLRTEAPSQQLQDEVMDLRYPEQMTYKDGQVWLKDDSSL, from the coding sequence GTGGATACACAGTTTTTGGTCTCATTAACAATTATTCTAGCAACATTCGGTTTATATATTGGTATTGCGGTTTATAACAAAGCAAAAGCTACCTCAGACTTTTACGTAGCAGGACGCGGTGTACCACCAATTTTTAACGGTATGGCCATTGGGGCTGACTGGATGAGTGCGGCTTCCTTCATTGGGATGGCTGGTACCATCATGCTACTTGGTTATGATGGCCTTGCTTATATCATGGGCTGGACAGGTGGATATTTGCTTTTAACGTTCTTATTAGCTCCACAATTACGTAAATATGGACGTTATACTGTACCAGAGTTTATTGGGGATCGCTACAATAGCCACACTGCACGTATTATTGCAGCGCTATGTACAATTATTATCAGTTTTACATATTCAATTGGTCAGTTATCAGGGTCAGGTGTTGTAATCGGTCGCTTATTTGAAATCGATGCAAAACTTGGAACGATGATTGGGGTAGTCCTGATCGCCTTCTACGCAGCATTCGGCGGAATGAAGGGGATTACTTGGACACAGGTTGCTCAATATATCATTCTTATTGTTGCATACTTAATTCCGGTTATCTTCATGTCATTACAAATCACGGGTAACCCAGCACCATGGTTATCTTATGGAAAAATTGTAGAGGAAATGGGAGCACTCGACCGCGAATTAGGGATTTCTGAATACTTTGCGCCATTTACAAACGGTACGAAGTGGCAGTTCCTAGCACTTATGTTTACATTAATGGCTGGTACAGCGGGATTACCACACGTAATTGTCCGTTTTTACACAGTTTCTACAATGAAAGCAGCACGCTGGTCAGGTGCTTGGGCACTATTATTTATCGGTCTATTATATTTATCTGCACCTGCATATGCCGCATTTTCACGTTTTATCTTAATGAAAAATATTGTTGGGCAAAAGTTGACTGAGCTACCAGCTTGGACGGAAACTTGGGTCAACACAGGAAAATTAAAACTAGCAGACAGCAATGGTGATGGAATTTTACAATGGCAAGAGCTTACAATTGCCAATGACATTGTTGTAATGGCAACACCTGAGATTGCTAACCTTGGCGTATTTGTTATCGGATTAGTAGCAGCGGGAGCTATGGCAGCAGCACTTTCAACAGCTGGTGGTCTAATGATTGCCATTTCATCTTCATTTGCACATGACATTTATTATCGTGTCTTAAAACCACAAGCTTCAGAGAAAAATCGTTTAAGCGTCGCTCGCTGGTCGATTATAGTAGCAACATTACTTGCAGGTCTTATTGCATTAAACCCACCAGGAGCCATTACTCAAATCGTTGCTTGGGCATTTGCACTTGCTTCAGGAACATTCTTCCCAGCTCTACTATTAGGGGTATGGTGGAAACGTTCAAACGCACAAGGTGTAACGTGGGGAATGATTGTTGGTCTTGCAGTTACCTTATCCTATATTTTCGCAGCAAAATATGGTGGTTTCACGATTGCAGGAATCATTGATACAGGTGCCGGAGTATTTGGTGCAGCAGCAGCGATTCTGACAAACGTAATCGTGTCATTACGTACAGAAGCACCTTCACAACAACTACAAGACGAAGTTATGGACTTGCGTTATCCTGAACAAATGACATACAAGGATGGCCAAGTTTGGTTAAAGGATGACTCATCACTATAA
- a CDS encoding DUF294 nucleotidyltransferase-like domain-containing protein, producing MEKIYEKVKFHPIFRGLEQEEAMELLTLCQLRNYEKLNIIFHADKQREGLLLLLSGIAEVYVASANTSHREEVLEVVQAGEMIGFSSLADFLGVSKEGQTVEKIVEVRAIESVEALYVPFSVIAKRWGNQDLHDYLLAQVSVRLKDVYVSLAEQVRLARQFGESEAMVVRVQDLMSSPAISVTSKDTIKTVAEKMMNHRTSSVLVTDQDILTGIITEQDLISRVIANPKVDSNDTASEILTASPVTISRFAYYYDALSKLILNGVKHLPVVDEQKVVGVITLSDLLRKKNESMVKAIHRIELAEEESLPEIKQAIYGMVATLIHGKVPILHTLDVVTTLYDRLVRRCIEQAISNLKKQGLQTTHSFCFFQMGSSGRKEQFLLTDQDHFLVFEDGGNDSYFTSLSHEIVRLLGLAGYARCKGDMMASNPLWRGSVSQWQNRIHNWTLQSTNQNLLLAQNFFSYRFMYGNIELYEKFENTLKEELARGKIFYYRLTELERENQIPILEHPIRAIFRLERKQVDMKKEVLFPFHHSLQILSLLNGILSGTPVERIEKLVEKKILSEDFAKDIKLAFSGIMTVYVKQRWHQHERQEPITSTLQFSHLTSREKEELMLSLKTLRELQTVVFSYF from the coding sequence ATGGAAAAGATATATGAAAAGGTCAAGTTTCACCCAATCTTCAGGGGTTTAGAACAGGAAGAAGCAATGGAATTACTTACCCTTTGCCAACTTCGAAACTATGAAAAACTGAATATCATTTTCCATGCAGATAAGCAGCGAGAGGGTCTCCTTTTGCTGCTTTCTGGCATTGCGGAGGTGTATGTTGCATCAGCAAACACATCACATCGAGAAGAAGTACTTGAAGTAGTTCAGGCAGGAGAAATGATTGGATTCTCAAGCCTCGCTGATTTTTTAGGTGTTTCTAAAGAAGGTCAAACAGTGGAAAAAATCGTAGAGGTTAGGGCGATCGAATCAGTAGAGGCATTGTATGTCCCGTTTTCAGTTATAGCAAAACGTTGGGGAAATCAGGATTTACATGATTACTTATTAGCCCAAGTATCTGTTCGTCTTAAGGATGTCTATGTCTCTTTGGCAGAACAAGTCAGGCTTGCACGTCAATTTGGGGAAAGTGAAGCAATGGTCGTAAGAGTTCAAGACCTCATGTCATCCCCTGCCATATCGGTAACTTCAAAAGATACAATCAAAACTGTTGCTGAAAAAATGATGAACCACCGCACAAGCTCGGTCCTAGTAACCGATCAAGACATACTTACCGGAATCATCACAGAACAAGACTTAATCTCACGAGTGATTGCGAATCCCAAAGTTGATTCAAACGATACTGCTAGCGAGATTTTGACGGCAAGTCCTGTCACAATATCCAGGTTTGCTTATTACTATGATGCATTATCAAAGCTCATTTTAAATGGTGTGAAGCACTTACCTGTAGTAGATGAGCAGAAGGTGGTAGGGGTCATTACCTTATCAGACCTTCTTAGAAAAAAGAATGAAAGCATGGTAAAAGCAATTCATAGAATTGAACTAGCTGAAGAGGAGTCTTTACCAGAAATCAAACAAGCCATTTATGGAATGGTAGCCACACTTATTCATGGAAAAGTTCCTATTCTTCATACGTTGGATGTCGTCACCACACTGTACGATCGACTTGTCAGGCGGTGCATTGAACAAGCCATTTCAAATCTTAAAAAACAAGGTCTGCAAACTACACACTCCTTTTGCTTTTTTCAAATGGGAAGTAGTGGACGTAAAGAGCAGTTTCTACTAACAGACCAGGATCATTTTCTAGTCTTTGAGGATGGAGGCAATGATAGCTACTTCACAAGTCTTTCACATGAGATTGTTAGACTGTTAGGGCTAGCAGGTTACGCTAGATGCAAAGGAGACATGATGGCTAGCAATCCCTTATGGAGGGGCTCTGTCAGTCAGTGGCAAAATCGCATTCACAACTGGACCTTACAGTCTACAAATCAGAACTTACTCTTAGCACAAAACTTTTTCTCCTATCGTTTTATGTATGGGAATATTGAACTCTATGAAAAATTTGAGAACACGCTAAAGGAAGAACTAGCTAGAGGAAAAATCTTTTACTATCGATTAACAGAACTTGAAAGAGAGAATCAAATCCCTATATTAGAACATCCGATTAGAGCCATTTTTCGATTAGAACGAAAGCAAGTGGATATGAAAAAAGAAGTCCTCTTCCCATTTCACCATAGTCTTCAAATTCTAAGTCTATTAAACGGCATACTATCCGGTACGCCTGTGGAGAGAATTGAAAAACTCGTTGAGAAAAAGATTCTATCCGAAGACTTTGCGAAGGATATTAAATTAGCATTTAGTGGGATCATGACCGTTTATGTTAAACAAAGATGGCATCAACATGAACGCCAGGAACCAATTACATCTACCTTACAATTCTCCCACCTCACATCAAGAGAGAAGGAAGAATTGATGTTAAGTTTGAAAACGTTAAGAGAACTTCAAACCGTTGTATTTTCATACTTTTAA
- a CDS encoding PolC-type DNA polymerase III, translating into MFFTKKSITCNLQDDISLSTPIEELTFTVFDTEATGFQVGSTDRLIEIGAVQVKGLEVREVDKFHTYVNPKRQISREIMELTGISNENVEGAPESLEAILSFFQFVEAHGSSCLVGHYLSFDLLLLKSELKRYKLGLKKPKTIDTLDFIGYIAPSYDMRDLERYAMAFGTRIYERHSAIGDALTTAYLFVELLWQFKNRGSCTWGELLKATDSQARNIMY; encoded by the coding sequence GTGTTTTTTACCAAAAAATCAATTACATGCAACCTCCAAGATGATATTTCATTATCCACTCCTATTGAGGAACTAACCTTTACTGTTTTTGATACAGAGGCTACAGGCTTTCAAGTTGGGTCAACAGATCGGTTAATTGAAATCGGAGCAGTTCAAGTTAAGGGATTAGAGGTCAGAGAAGTCGACAAATTTCACACATATGTAAATCCCAAACGACAAATTTCTCGGGAAATAATGGAGTTAACGGGTATTTCCAACGAGAATGTTGAGGGGGCACCAGAGTCACTTGAGGCAATACTGTCATTCTTTCAATTTGTCGAAGCACATGGAAGTTCATGCCTTGTCGGGCATTACCTTTCTTTTGACCTTCTATTGCTAAAAAGTGAACTAAAGCGATATAAGCTCGGCCTTAAAAAGCCGAAAACGATTGATACACTAGATTTTATAGGTTATATTGCACCTTCTTATGATATGAGAGATTTAGAGAGATACGCGATGGCCTTTGGTACGAGAATATATGAAAGGCATAGTGCAATAGGTGATGCCCTTACAACTGCCTATCTTTTTGTTGAGTTATTATGGCAGTTTAAGAATAGAGGAAGCTGTACTTGGGGTGAACTTCTTAAGGCAACTGATAGTCAGGCGAGAAATATTATGTATTAA
- a CDS encoding BsuPI-related putative proteinase inhibitor: protein MKKKTIITGLLSLSLATAMISPTYANVGSDCKGGKPKCERVINSELSIEQKYTFLKEQGIFKGKTYGKAHLNKKVTRAELAVVIDRMLDLRPSKETTFIDLKKHWAKNEITAVVEAGFMEGKGNNTFQPNKHVTLEELAQVLVRLTDLNKDKYMSIWLPGSDWAQVYLAAALTENLLRGADDYTKQAKRSHLVYGIYQAYQMLLTNKGGIVAGSLEPSINYTKNKDGSYNFTYKVKNQTEKPQTLKYSSGQRFDYKLYKNGKQIYQYSMDKLFIMEYKEIELKQGEELTFTEKVEDLKPGNYEIEFWLVAADKAETTKKKVQFSVK, encoded by the coding sequence ATGAAGAAAAAGACAATAATTACAGGCTTATTGAGCTTATCTTTAGCGACAGCAATGATTAGCCCTACATATGCAAATGTGGGTTCTGATTGCAAAGGTGGAAAACCTAAATGTGAGAGAGTTATTAATTCAGAGTTAAGTATTGAACAAAAATACACATTCTTAAAGGAACAGGGGATTTTTAAAGGTAAAACTTACGGAAAGGCTCATTTAAATAAAAAAGTAACTAGAGCAGAATTAGCAGTTGTAATTGATCGAATGCTTGACCTTAGACCTTCTAAGGAAACCACCTTTATAGACTTAAAAAAGCATTGGGCTAAAAATGAGATTACTGCAGTTGTAGAAGCTGGCTTTATGGAAGGTAAAGGCAATAATACTTTTCAACCAAACAAGCATGTAACATTAGAGGAGTTAGCCCAGGTACTAGTTAGGCTAACAGACCTGAATAAAGATAAGTATATGTCCATTTGGCTTCCAGGATCTGATTGGGCACAGGTCTATTTAGCTGCAGCTTTAACTGAGAATCTTCTTCGAGGTGCAGATGATTATACAAAGCAAGCAAAAAGATCGCACCTAGTTTATGGTATTTACCAGGCTTATCAAATGCTTCTGACTAATAAGGGTGGAATTGTTGCGGGATCCCTTGAACCCTCAATTAACTATACTAAAAATAAAGATGGCTCATATAACTTTACGTACAAAGTTAAAAACCAAACCGAAAAACCACAAACATTAAAGTACTCAAGTGGACAACGATTCGATTATAAATTATATAAAAACGGCAAGCAAATTTACCAGTATTCGATGGATAAACTATTCATTATGGAATACAAAGAAATTGAACTAAAACAAGGTGAAGAGCTAACATTCACTGAGAAAGTAGAGGATTTAAAACCAGGAAACTATGAAATTGAGTTCTGGTTAGTGGCTGCTGATAAGGCTGAGACAACTAAAAAGAAAGTTCAATTTAGTGTGAAGTAA
- the spoIIID gene encoding sporulation transcriptional regulator SpoIIID, which yields MHDYIKERTIKIGKYIVETKKTVRVIAKEFGVSKSTVHKDLTERLPDINPELANEVKEILDYHKSIRHLRGGEATKLKYKKDEELQEEPVN from the coding sequence GTGCACGATTACATCAAAGAGCGTACTATCAAGATTGGAAAGTATATCGTAGAGACAAAGAAAACGGTTCGCGTGATTGCGAAAGAATTTGGAGTTTCAAAAAGTACTGTCCATAAGGATTTAACTGAGAGGCTTCCAGATATCAATCCTGAGCTTGCAAACGAAGTTAAGGAAATCCTTGATTACCATAAATCAATCAGGCATTTACGCGGAGGAGAGGCTACAAAACTAAAATATAAGAAAGACGAAGAACTACAAGAAGAGCCAGTTAACTAG